In Cherax quadricarinatus isolate ZL_2023a chromosome 38, ASM3850222v1, whole genome shotgun sequence, the DNA window tttgtatgaaaGCCTATTTTCTAAATTGAATAACGAAAGGAAAACTGAACTCGAAAGGATACTTAAAAATTTTTTGGGTTGAAATTGGCAAACATCGCCATAAATATGCTTCATAGTACTTCGGGTATTTTTCTAATTTATTTGCTCTTATTTTTTTAATCAGTGTTGAACATTATATACACTATTAGGATAATGGGTGTTTCAAGATGTTTTAATACTTGAAACCTGTGGAAATGCATAGCACTAAATAACCTTAATTGCAATATTCActatatttttttcttatatcTAATGGTTGGTTTTGTCTTCTAACACTGTACTAAAAAATATTATATTACAATTGTTTCAAGGTGTAATACTTCTTGAAACATGGAAATGAGCCACACTGACTTGATTGAATTATTCTAGGTTGAAGCCATATAGTGTGTTTTGGACTGAATTTCATAgaaatattaaactaaaaaccGTGGTTTGTTTTtaaattagattttgccaccgaagtggctagtttattgtttgtTTGCACTCATTACGATTTTCTGAGGCACATTTAAAGGTGTGCGTTGTATGTCAGACACAGATTAAAGGTTAAGTAATCAGGTGTATTTATATACAGCATTTTTAAGAAATTGTTTATTAATTTTGTTTTGGTTGCAGATCTGAAAATGCAGGTTTAGTAAAAGAACATGCACCCTTGAAACCTGATAAAGTTGTAGAACCAGAAGAGAAGTGCTCCGTAAAACCTGAAGTCAAAGTCTTCAAACCGGATAAAACGGTCCCTTCAAAGCCAGATGAAAAAGTCCCCTCAAAATCAGATGAAAAGGTCCCATCAAACCCGGATGAAAAGGTCTCAAGACCGGATGAAAAGGTCCCATCAAACCCGGATGAAAAGGTACCATCAAACCCGGATGAAAAGGTCTCAAAACCGGCTGAAAAGGCTCCATCAGACCCGATTGAAAAAGGCTCCTTAAAGCCTGATGATAAATCACCGTTAGAAACAGATGAAAAAACCATTTTGAAAGATGATGGAAAATTTGCCTTGGTACGTAATGAAAGAGTCCCTTTGGATCATTTTGACTCTGTAAATGATGAAGGATATCCTAAATGGTTGGATAAGGACATCCTTGGTTGTAAGAACAAAAGAGACGAATCAGGCTTCTTTGATTATAGCAATGATGGTGATTATTCCCCAGTAACCTTAGATGATAACTCTGCTTTTGGTGATAGTGACACATTCCCTAAGAATAAAGATATGGAAACATTCTTCAAAGATTATTTGAATGATTTAAGGGATTCTGTTTCATCGGGAATTTTGAGTGATGAGAGCGATTCTACTTCAACAGGAATTTTGAATGAAGAGAGCGATTCTTCAACGGGAATTTTGAATGAAGAGAGCGATTCTTCAACAGGAATTTTGAATGAAGAGAGCGATTCTTCAACGGGAATTTTGAATGAAGAGAGCGATTCTTCAACAGGAATTTTGAATGAAGAAAGCGATTCTTCAACAGGAATTTTGAATGAAGAGAGCGATTCTTCAACGGGAATTTTGAATGAAGAAAGCGATTCTTCAACAGGAATTTTGAATGAAGAGAGCGATTCTGCAACAGGAATTTTGAATGATGAGAGTGATTCTACAACAGGAATTTTAAATGAGGAAAGTGATTTTACAACAGGAATTTTGAATGAGGAAAGTGATTCCACTTCAGATGTAATTTTGAACGAGAATTATTTTGAGAGTGAAGAGGACAGCGAATCTCTGAATGAGACTGAATATGAGACGTCTGAGCTTGAGAGCGTTAGTAGTAATAAGACTTCACCTATCCTCCCTGATAAGAATACTTTTACTTCCTCAAATGTCACTATGATTCTCCCTAAAAATGACACAGTTAGCAACATAACTGAGCGAAACAAGAATGCCTCATCCTTGGTAAGTAGTGTGAATCCCTCATCTATTGCAAACACCACAACACAAAACAAGAATGCCTCATCTTTTGCAAACACCACAATACAAAACAAGAATGCCTCATCTTTTGCAAATACCACAACGCAAAACAAGAATGCCTCATCTTTTGCAAATACCACAACGCAAAACAAGAATGCCTCACCTTTTGCAAATATCACAGCACAGAACAAGAAGGCCTCATCTTTTGCAAATGCCACAACACAAAACAAAAATACCACATCTTTTGCAAATGCTACAACGCAAAACAAAAATGCCACATCACAAAACAAGAATACCTCATCCTTGTCAAGTAGTGTGAATGCCTCATCTTTAGTTAGTGCAAATGTTAGTAAGAAAGCCAGCCCATCCTCAGTTAGTGGTAAGAACAATACATCTGTTAATGGGAGCATGGATAAAAATGTACCACATAGTTCGGGCAGTGGCAAGAGAAATGACACTTCACCTTTGGCTGATAGTACAAGTGGTGGGGCTGAGGAGGATTCTGCTATTGTCTACAGTGATGTTGATGAATACGAAAGTGTTTTTAGTGATGATGACTGAAACTATTTACATTGATAATAAAGATGATCATAGAAATTATGATAGTGTCAGTTGAGAATGACGGGTACAAATCTTCTAAAGTGGGAATGAAGATTGATTGCATTAATTTTCGGTGGCATGAAACTTGGTTATAACAGGATGTATTTTGAGTAGTGTTTTATATCATATTAAACAGTACTGTTTGTTATTTTGCAGTGAGGTAAAATATATGTATTTTTCTTTAGCAGTATTTTTCTTTAATAATGTTTTGAATCATGCTAAACAGTTTATGCAGTATTATTTACAAACTGATATTTCGTTATGAggtaaaattaatatttttctttcttaaaatgttttttttctaTCAAAAGATAATAAACTGTATATAAATTATTAACTTAAGTTTGTTTTCACCTGCATAGAGAAATACTGTTGTGtagctgatgggtatctagatgggtggcgatcttgcttcctaGAACCCTTTCAGTAATTTTTATATGGaacgttagcgctatcggtctgtagttctttgctattgctttactgccccctttatggagtggagctatgtcttGTTTTTAGCAGCTATGGGACGACCCCTGttcccatgctccctctccataagatgttgaaagcacatgataggggcttcttgcggtTCTTGATGCACATGGAGtttcatgagtctgggcctggggccccctcaaggaaggttccttgatgttggtgaggggctcttgatttagggaattggatctgtgctccagttccccgaattaagcctgaa includes these proteins:
- the LOC128693050 gene encoding uncharacterized protein, which produces MVTMKVILCLAAACLTAQNWLVSSEGNVTAMNTTTTGPTLKLMDIFKRIHLKLESIFNRSENAGLVKEHAPLKPDKVVEPEEKCSVKPEVKVFKPDKTVPSKPDEKVPSKSDEKVPSNPDEKVSRPDEKVPSNPDEKVPSNPDEKVSKPAEKAPSDPIEKGSLKPDDKSPLETDEKTILKDDGKFALVRNERVPLDHFDSVNDEGYPKWLDKDILGCKNKRDESGFFDYSNDGDYSPVTLDDNSAFGDSDTFPKNKDMETFFKDYLNDLRDSVSSGILSDESDSTSTGILNEESDSSTGILNEESDSSTGILNEESDSSTGILNEESDSSTGILNEESDSSTGILNEESDSSTGILNEESDSSTGILNEESDSATGILNDESDSTTGILNEESDFTTGILNEESDSTSDVILNENYFESEEDSESLNETEYETSELESVSSNKTSPILPDKNTFTSSNVTMILPKNDTVSNITERNKNASSLVSSVNPSSIANTTTQNKNASSFANTTIQNKNASSFANTTTQNKNASSFANTTTQNKNASPFANITAQNKKASSFANATTQNKNTTSFANATTQNKNATSQNKNTSSLSSSVNASSLVSANVSKKASPSSVSGKNNTSVNGSMDKNVPHSSGSGKRNDTSPLADSTSGGAEEDSAIVYSDVDEYESVFSDDD